The genomic DNA ATTGCCCACCACGGCGAGGCCGAGGCCAAGGTCTGGGCGCAGGGTCTGAAGGACAACCTGGCGAAAAAGCCCGAAGGCAACGACCGGTCACAGGTCAAATCCATCTGGGCCGGGGAATGCGACATCAGCCTTGGCAATACCTATTACATGGGCCAGATGCTGGCCGATCCCGAGCAGACCGAATGGGCGAACAGCGTCAGCATCCGGTTCCCGACGTTCGAGGACGGCGGCACGCACGTCAACATCTCTGGCATCGCGATGACGCAAAGCGCGCCCCACAAGGCCGAGGCGCAGCAGCTGATGGAATACCTCGTGTCCCCCGCGGCGCAGGCGATCTATGCCGAGGTGAACAACGAATACCCTGTGCTGCCCGGCGCGCCGCTGTCGGATCTGGTGAAAAGCTGGGGCGACTACACCGTGGACGACATCGATCTGACCGAGGTCGCCGGTCACCGCGCCGCCGCCCTGCGGATCATGGAAGAAGTGAACTTCGACGGGTGATGACGATATAGGCGGGGGGCCGGGGGATGACCTTGCGCCCCCTGTCGGTTTTGACCCGCCGACGCGTGCTCATTTGGCTTGTGACCGCGTCGCCCGCCGCATACCCATTGAAAAGGGTGTGACACCACGTCGCACTCGGCCATCGCGCGATGGTCCGCTGTGTCGGGGTGCCTGAAATGCTTTCGTACTTCACCGATTTCGACCAATACATGCCGCACGGCATGTGTCTGCTGTGGCAGCCGTGGTTGCTGCTGCTGTGGGCCGGGTCCGATCTGTTGATCCTGGCGGCGT from Loktanella sp. M215 includes the following:
- a CDS encoding Fe(3+) ABC transporter substrate-binding protein, translated to MTLRTLLLATAASACALPALAEVNIYTTRQPELIQPVMDAFTEETGIAVNLAFVNEGLIERLRAEGARSPADLVMTVDIANMQRVVDSGTIQPMDDQVLRDAVPANLHAADNTWFALTTRARIVYASKDRVPEGEITTYEDLADPKWKGRICTRSGLHDYNLALLSAYIAHHGEAEAKVWAQGLKDNLAKKPEGNDRSQVKSIWAGECDISLGNTYYMGQMLADPEQTEWANSVSIRFPTFEDGGTHVNISGIAMTQSAPHKAEAQQLMEYLVSPAAQAIYAEVNNEYPVLPGAPLSDLVKSWGDYTVDDIDLTEVAGHRAAALRIMEEVNFDG